TCCTGGGATGGCATGGAAATTCCCGCTTTTCTCTATCGCCCATCCCATCCCAATCGAGCAGCCATCGTCCATCCCCATGGCGGACCTTCCTCGCAGTACGCCTATGAATGGGACATCCTTGCCCAATACCTGGTAGCAAAGGGATATACTTTTATTGCTCCAAATTACCGCGGCTCAACCGGCTATGGAATCCCCTTTGAACATGCCAACTATAACGACTGGGGTGGAAAGGATTGCGAAGATTGCCTTGCAGCCACGCAATTCCTGGCTCGCCTGCCAGAAATCGATGCTGGCCGCATCGCCAGCATGGGAGGCAGTTATGGCGGTTATCTCACGATGTGCGTGCTTTCCCGCGACCCCTTCTACCGCTTTGCCTGTGGCATCGCCAAATATGGTGATAGCAACCTGATCAGTTCCTGGGCGCAGTGCAACCGCGAATTGCGCCTGTACAGTGAAATCTTCCTGGGTCATCCGGCCAGGAACCGCGCTATCTATGAGGCTGGTTCGCCCATTCATGACCTTCATCGAATCAAAAAGCCCATCCTGTTATTGCATGGTTTAGAGGATGATGTGGTGCCGCCTGAAGCCTCGGAGGAAATTGTGTATGAGTTACGGCGGCTCGACAAGGTTTTTGAATATAAAACCTACGCAGGTGAACCGCATGGCTTCCTGATGCGCGCCACACAACTGGATGCTTACGAACGCATCGAGCGCTTTTTGGATTGGTACCTGTTACCGTGATCGGTTTAAGTGCGGTCTCATAACACCGCAAAAGGAGTTAAAAGGCATGACGATCATCTTGAGTGAAAAGACCTTTTCTGAACACCGCCGCTTGCAACTGGTTCAGGGGGACCTGACCACTGAACCGGTGGAGGCAATTGTCAATGCTGCCAACCGTTATCTGCAGCACGGCGGCGGCGTGGCAGGTGCTATTGTGCGCCGCGGAGGCGAGATAATCCAAAAAGAAAGTAACCGCTGGGTGGAGGAACATGGCCCAGTCTCTCACGAACAGCCTGCCTATACCACGGCTGGCGCGCTGCCCTGTCGCTATGTCATCCATGCGGTCGGGCCAGTTTGGGGAGAAGGTGAGGAAGATCAAAAGCTTTGCGCCGCCGTACGAGGGGCGCTGCAAGTGGCAGAGCAATTAGGATGCAAATCGCTTGCCCTGCCGGCTATCTCAACCGGCATCTTCGGCTTCCCAAAGGAGCGGGCGGCTCGCCTGATCTTGCAGACCATTGCCGACTACCTTGAACAGCAACCAGGCGGAAGCCTGGAGACGGTGCGCGTGACCCTCATCGATCAGCCCACATTGAGCGCCTTTCAAGGCGTTTGGCAGGAACTGTGGGGGGCTTCCCCCTCCTTGAAATGATCACTTCTACCCGAAATCCCAAAATCCAATGGATTAAAGCCCTTCAGGCTCGCCCACGGCGGAGGAAGGAAGAAGGCGTATTTATCGTAGAGGGGGTGCGGCTGGCAGAGGAAGCCCTGCGCTCAGGCTGGGAAATCCAACTGGGGTTGTTTTCTCCTACCAGAGATGAACGCCTGCAGCGCTTGATCGCAGCATTACAGGAGCAAAAAACTCCCCTTGAAGAAGTCAGCCCAACCGTGCTTCAAGCAGTCAGCGATACCGAAGCGCCGCAAGAGATCTTGCTGGTTGTCAGGCAACAAAGCCTTCCTCTACCCCAAAAGCTGTCGTTCGTTTTAGTCGTTGATAGCCTGCGCGATCCCGGTAATTTGGGTACGATATTGCGCAGTGC
This portion of the Anaerolineae bacterium genome encodes:
- a CDS encoding Appr-1-p processing domain protein, with the protein product MTIILSEKTFSEHRRLQLVQGDLTTEPVEAIVNAANRYLQHGGGVAGAIVRRGGEIIQKESNRWVEEHGPVSHEQPAYTTAGALPCRYVIHAVGPVWGEGEEDQKLCAAVRGALQVAEQLGCKSLALPAISTGIFGFPKERAARLILQTIADYLEQQPGGSLETVRVTLIDQPTLSAFQGVWQELWGASPSLK